A genomic window from Macadamia integrifolia cultivar HAES 741 unplaced genomic scaffold, SCU_Mint_v3 scaffold717, whole genome shotgun sequence includes:
- the LOC122069799 gene encoding protein ALP1-like: MSAKGFLYDTINIQVEKQVAIFLYAIGHNVKNRILLHMFRHLGETISRYFNGVLRAILKMYPILLKPPSTITHERISGNHKSFYPYFKDCIGAIDGSHIPAWVPIAQHRTFLDWKGNISQNILEICDFDMKFTYILSGWEGSTSDSQILDDAIHREGEAKLLVPRGKFYLVDAGFANQKRFLRPYRNVRYHLKEWRNSNVSPADKKKLFNLRYSRLRNIIERAFGLLKSRFKILKTQPEYPFKTQAKIVQACVMIHNHILTQNSVQEEEEWLEQENAVTSEDTNEEAEDSDEGSDVDDEDNFDQDQFQEEMADHMWNDWIAGDDSDEEMHDSQSISSCDSSYESQEDID, from the coding sequence ATGAGTGCCAAGGGTTTTCTGTATGATACAATTAACATTCAAGTGGAGAAACAAGTGGCTATTTTTTTATACGCAATCGGTCACAATGTTAAGAATCGCATCCTCTTACATATGTTTAGGCATTTAGGTGAAACTATCAGTCGGTATTTCAACGGTGTTTTGAGAGCAATTCTTAAAATGTACCCGATATTGTTGAAGCCTCCGAGTACTATAACACATGAGCGAATATCAGGTAACCATAAGAGCTTTTATCCTTACTTTAAGGATTGCATTGGAGCCATAGATGGATCGCATATCCCTGCATGGGTACCAATTGCTCAACATCGAACATTTCTAGATTGGAAGGGAAATATATCGCaaaatattttagaaatttgtgattttgatatgaagttCACATATATACTTTCTGGTTGGGAAGGATCAACATCTGATTCACAAATATTAGATGATGCTATTCATAGAGAAGGTGAGGCGAAGCTACTAGTTCCTAGAGGTAAATTCTATCTTGTAGATGCAGGGTTTGCAAACCAGAAGAGGTTCTTAAGACCCTACCGTAATGTTCGATACCACTTAAAAGAGTGGAGAAATTCGAATGTTTCACCTGCCGACAAGAAAAAATTGTTCAACTTGCGTTATTCAAGATTACGTAACATAATTGAACGGGCTTTTGGACTGttgaagtcaagattcaagattttGAAAACCCAACCAGAGTATCCTTTCAAGACTCAGGCTAAGATTGTACAAGCTTGTGTTATGATACACAATCACATCCTTACCCAAAATAGTgttcaagaagaagaggaatggcTTGAACAGGAAAATGCAGTTACAAGTGAGGATACtaatgaagaagcagaagacagtGATGAAGGTtctgatgttgatgatgaagataaCTTTGATCAGGATCAATTCCAAGAGGAGATGGCTGATCATATGTGGAATGATTGGATTGCAGGAGATGATTCAGATGAAGAAATGCATGATTCTCAGTCTATATCTTCTTGTGATTCTTCATATGAATCACAAGAAGATATAGACTGA